The genomic window ATTGGGATCCAATTTAAGTACCCTAATTGTCACATAGCTAACtcatattcctttattttaaaattgttttctacaACATATTAAGTCTTTGTCTTTCTACCTAGTCTGGCATTAATCATATTTCATAAACAGCCTACAAATTTCTATTCCGCATCATAAAATTAAAGGATAGTCTCTTAAGGGGATAAAGAGAATTCATGAAACTGCTTTAAATCATGCCCATTTATTGAATAGAGACAACTATTATTTTCACACACAACAAAGTCCATGCTTCTACAAAAAGGCATATTGAGAATATcccagaaataaatattaaaggaataagagcaTGAGGAATACTAACTAGCTTAAAGCAAACACTGTACCTTAGGCAACAAAAAAAGTGTATCACTCGCTTCTTTTGCCAAAATTATCAGCATATTCCTTTTGTCACTCATCAATGTCAGTCAGTAGGTTTTTATTACTTACAATGTGCCCTGGCCTTTGTGCCCTGCATTAAGCacttagagaaaagcaaaataagtctctaccctcaaggagtttacattctaaggaATAAATATGTAAATGACTAGGTATATACTAGATATGCACAgagtaataataacagctagattttatcaaatgcagcTAAGTTACACAAGTGAACAGACTGCCCTGCCTGTAGTCAGAAAATctgatcttcctaacttcaaatctggcctgagacacttaactaCTATATGAGCCTGAGCAAATCACATAatcctctttacctcagtttccttatctatcaaataaactggaggaggaaatcactaaccactccagtatctttgccaaagaaactccaaatggagttacaaagagtttgacaaaaataaaatgactgaataacaacaaagaatttattaagtacctaaacattccaggcactgtgctaagtgctttatgaatattgtTTCACTCTATCTtcccaacaatcctgggaggcaggtactattataatcatgttcattttacagttgaggaaactgaggcaaagataagTTAAACAACTTCCATTGCCCAGTGTAACATAAATAAGCGTCTGagagtgagatttgaactcagatcttcttgattacAAGCCAAGCATTCAATCTGAACTATCCTTCACTATTTAAAGTAGATGGAGAAATGAAAGTTATATTGGGAAAAAAGAATTGGTGATATACTGATGAACAAACTGACAATATTATAGgtatatctcttttttctcttatcaaCAAATCCATTCAATATATATGcttaattaagcatttattatacccAGACACtaactataaaaagaaacaatgtcTGCCCTAAAgaaactcatattctaatgagggagataacatTTCAAAAATTAAGTACATATAAGATCCTCAAAGAGTAGTTGGTATCCTTTTAGTAAGAAATGTTCACCTAAGACAGACATATGTtttcacagttattttaaatgggtcTCAAGACCATTTGCACAGGTGTCTATGAGGCATGAGATACAGCATGAGGCACTCCAAATGTATGGCAAATGCACTGGCCATGTTCACTACTTGCCTAGAAATGGGGATTATGAACAACGCAGTGATGAGCCTATTATTCTTTCAGTTATGGTTTTGGGGCTTAAACTTTGGTTAAGTATGCTGTACACAGATTATAAGCTATACTtctgaaatatgtatagaaaagttGATATTCAGGCTCTGATTCAGCCAATAAAACTAATAAACCAGTGATGGCCAATGCCAACTTTAGGGTCTACAGCAAAAGCAACCAGTCACCATCCTGAtttctctgttgttgttgttgttgttgttgtttgttgttgttgttgttgttgcagggCTAGGGGAActgtttcttccccttctctgaaaagaatgaattttaattCTTAGCTTGAAAATCAAGTGAAGAAATGAGTGGTTTCCATGGCATCAATTTTGATTGTAACTAGGGGAACTAAAGTCACTGTTTAAAGAGCAATTACTTCAGTCTACTGTATAAGTGGCAGCTTTGGCAACagtagaggaagaagaggaagaaaggaaaaaaagaaggaaaaagaaaggaaagaaaaaaggtttcATGAATAAAAAGATATGGGGAACAAAAGAACTTCTAGCCAAAACTAATGTGAAATTTAGTTTGAATTTCAGTAACTGGATTttactattaattactttttatcTGCAAAACAATGATTCTTCATTTCATAGATTGTGTTcaatgtcctttttaaaatatccttaagTCCTATAACATGGTCCATTtcgtacttaataaatgtttttaaagtttttaaatttaactaagaaaactaagatttcaaaaaatttaagctctaaaaatatttcactttaattgcattcaaatcactattgatatcTAAGCTTGATTCACATTGTCTATCAATTTAATGAGACATTTACAATCAATGCTGCTCCTAATATTTGGTGCACAAACAATGTTTTAGCAATAACATCAATAAtattaacttaaataaaataaaaagctttactttaGGTGGGAACAAGGAGAATGCCATTTCAACCTGTAGCTGCTTGCATTCCATAGATAGAATTAGAAGAACTCTCCCCACATTTACTCAATGAGTagtacaaagcaaaacaaactatAATCAGCAAAACTGGCAACACTCATCCAAATAcacaaaacaattattaaaaaatgttaGATTAGGTTGTAAAATTTCATACCAGGTCATAGGCAGCTAGGACCTTTTTCTGTACATCTGGTATGGTCCCCAAAGGTTCCAGGTATGGGAAGTTATCTTTCATAATGAGAGATACAGAGGGTGTATCATCACTGTTTATTAGCCGAGAGGACAAAGTCAACATGCACTGCTTCAAGCTGGCAATTGGAGGGAGTCCACAAAGCTCTTTAACAGACACTATTGCATtctgtcagggaaaaaaaaatgggaattatatTGGATAGTTTAACACAATACATCTATTTTATAAAGCATCCGTTCTTAATGGATAATTCTATTAAGACTTTTTATAATTCCAAAACAGATTAGAACTGCAAAATTTGAGGTAAACTGGAAAATAAccagtattttaaaataacaatattcattTATCATCCCACACTTCTCTGAGTTAAGCAGCTTCTCATATTCCATAAGAACAAAGCAGGTCATTTTTAAAGATCatattaatgcatttttaaagcaaacttcctccaaaaaacattttaaatagtttttaaactAACAATAACttgttaattataatttaatttttgctataattactttttattcttctattacactagttctttctctttcataATAAAGAACAGTTCTTAAGTCACATTAGTTTCTAACATATAAGTGAAAGTGATTGTTGCCATTTTCTAATCTTTCTAATCTGTTTTCGGTACATAATAACAGAATGCTAGAACTCTAAGAGAATGTAAACATTAAATTATACCTTCAGTTAGAATACCTTCTGTTGATACTCAGTTTACCAGTCTCTTGTACTGAATCTTACTTATATAAACTATTCTATTAAAGTCAAATAAATTATGATCCTCTGATTTAATATTTCATATGCATAATATTGGCTCTTATCATTATTTATACTATCCAGAATAAACTAATAAGAGATGCTAACAGGGGTCTCAAGGATTTAAAAGAGGCaagttttgtacttccttttaagagggaaaataattatacactatataattttcatatatatatatatatatatatatatatatatgtgtgtgtgtatatatatatatatatatattagatttttaaTTGATAGAATAGAATTTTCAAActaaatatatggaaaatatgcACATGTGAAATTTATTTGATGATATTTCTACCTAACTGCTAAAATTCTATTGATAAGTAAATTAAGATAAAATAGGgtactggaaaatgaacaattaatattttaatagtattttctctcattcagctctgggaccTTTCAGTAAGTTTGGTATAGTATTACTCTGCATAAGAGTCTTGGGAAAAAATATAccaaactcttttttaaaaatttcaacatTAAAAGAAACAGACCTAATCCAGGATAATAAACAATATCCCAAATATGCATTCTTTATTATTATGTGTACTTTTCTGCCTACAGATAAGTAGATCCACTTGGGAAAAAATTCATTCTGAATAAAACAATGATACTCCTCTGAAGAATGACTTAAGAAGGAAGCTATCCAATTTCTCCACCTTGCCTCCCTTATAAAATAGTCCATAAAagccagtttaaaaaaatctgattttcgtGATGATTACTTTGAAGACTTCCCTCTTTTGAACTAACCAGGAAACATAGGATAGAGCTGCACTTCTCTTTTATAGGTTTTCTCTAAATAAAAGTAAaggaatgaagatgaaattagcttttttttttaataaatagaaatctattttctttctctcccatcttcTACTCagatggggggaaaaagaaaaaatatattgtaacaaatattcataatcaagaaaaacaatttcccaaatgtatatacatatacatatacacatgagGTATGTACATGATACATGTCAtgcatatattaattattattgtgtACATCTACATTTGTATCTATGTATCATACttgtagatagatgatagatagatagatagatgatagatagatagatagatagatagatagatagatagatagatggatagatggatggatggataaatgaatggattATCTTTGTACTCTAAATAAGCTCTCTATAAATGAAAGCATGTTTCATCATAGATCTAAAGAGGTAGAAGAGGTAATATACTTGTGAAATGTGTCCATTTTCAGATGGAATAATCTATAAATTTAAGTGATATCAAAACTAAGTATATCGATAAAACTGAAAGTGCTCCCCCCAAAGGAAAAGTTTAATAGAACAAGTTCTTAACAGAATGAGTGTTAATCAGCAtaaatttgcaaatattatttgttaATAAATCAAAACATGGATAGTATATCTATAGCTAATTGacaatttattatattaatcaaTATACTAAATGACTTTCAAGTTCAAGTGGATTATTTAGTAGAGAGGGAAGTTTTGAAGGGGAGGTAATTGCAGATTggttcaattcaacaaagatttatgtGCCTACTAACATGCCTACTACTAAGCATAAAGGTACACTCAACATATTTGCCAATTTGAAACAAGAAAAATTGTTCCCTGTCCAAAGTCCCTCAGAAGACCTGAACTTAGCTCTCTATTATGAATTCTTGATAATGTTTCATATAATTTCTCTAACTAATtgtgcccagtcacacagctaataagtttctgaagcaagatttgaactaaggCCCTTTTGACTCCAGGTCAAGTGCTCTATCCCTTGGAACACCAAGCAgctttatatatgaaaaagagagataacactttaaaaatcttatataaagATGCTGGCTAGCtcataataatagtagtagttatatactgtttttattttttcttaagaaagaaTTCAATTAGAAACACAATTATCATAAGGGTATGTTACCTGCATATTTTCTCTCACATCTGTGGCTTCTCTCAAGGGATGAACAGCTATTTTAAAGATGTCGTCTATGGTTTTCAGACCAACATTCCTGAGCATGGTGTACTCCCTAACCTTCTTCCCTATTCTTACTGAAAGACTGCGCTTTGGGGCCTTTCCTCCTCCACTTCGGTTGGTTATTGCTATGTGAACAAAAAGTGTCACATGCTCCATGATATCTCCCACAAAAGAGCGCAAAGGGATGTGTCGATAGCCAGGCTGCAGGCACTCCAGTGGTATCGTATACTGTCCTATAAATTCGTCACCGATGTAGTCATCATCCAAGACCACAAAACGGATCATGGCAAGCTCAGGCAGGtttatttgaaactcaaaagtttcatcaaaaataggattATCACTGTTTTGTTGAACAGTTTTAGTTCTTTGTTCTGAACAATCTGCAGGAATACCATGTATTTCAATACAGACGTAGGGATCTATGACATCCCCTTTAGCACATGCTCCTTTGGGTTTTGGAAAGTTCTGACCACTGATAATTTTAATATGCAGGGCTTGAGGAGAGACCCCTGGAACAATGCCCTTTGTATTGGCACTAAAGTAAGAGACTTCATCCCTCATGATGGAGGGTCGGAGAACATATCCACAACCCCCATTCTGGAGAAACCAGCCTGTATGTAAATCCATCATTGGACCCGGAGTCTGGAAATTCATTGCCACAATCTGGCAGCCACAATTCCAAAAGTCTTGGGGATTCAAATTACTGGAATCTATCCTCATAGCACTTGGGTATACCCTTGATAAGAATCTCTTGTTATAATTTACAAAGTCCTCTGGATATTCATTGGCAATTCTGCTAGCTTCTGTCTCACTAAATGAGCAGATTTCCCAATAACTTTGGTTCTTCATAGACAGTTCAAAATCCCTATATTGGACAGATTTACATATAGATACCAAATCTGATAGTTCTTTACAGAGACACATCACCTTCTGTTCACCATTATAGTCCTCTGACATCTTTTGAGACatttcagcttcttcatcttcatctgtCACTTCACCTTCCAACATATCCTGGTCAGGAGGCAACTTCTTTCCtttcacaattatttttcttttcagtttctcaGGGGAAGGGAGGTAGGCTTCAGATGGCAAAGGTGCTTCAGTGTATAACTTATTGCCAAAGATCTTTTTCATGTGTTGGGCCATGACTTTCTGTTGTGGTACAGAACAGTGAGTGCCCAAGCAAAGGATAAGTGGGTATTCAGAAGCCACAAAGGCAAATTTATTTATCACTTCTATGACATTACGGAAGGAAAGAGGTGTTGTCATGTTGTTACGATTGCAAAGGATCGGCTCACTGTCTGGTCCATCACTTACATCAAGTTCTATGCTTCTACAACTCATTTTTAAAGCTCTAACATAGCCATTAATATCAGCAGGTCCCCTGAACTGATCTTCTATTAGATAAGTATTATGAGAAGCATTGATATAATAGTGTGATAATGGTTGGGTCATGTCTTGAGCCACCTTTCTTTGTTCAGGATCAAAAATATCACATTCTGGTGACAATAAATACTGGGTAAATCCGTCAATTGCAAGAAAACCTTTGAGCCGCCCTTCTTCAGAAAGCTCATACCTTCGGATAATGTCTAAACACATCTCTTCAGTTATATGAGCAACTCCTTGTTCAGCTTCTAAAAACAGCATGAGGTCATTGGCATctaaatattctttgtttttggaTATCTGGACGAGTAAGAAATAAACTTCTGGTCTGGTACAAAGTTCACTAAAAGCTTCACAAAATTCCTCTTTTGTGACTCGGGTGGTTAGTTTCTCTTTGctcttctgaatttctttaaattttaacctGATCTTAGATTCCTTCAGGGTAGGGTTGAGCTGTTTAATTAATTCTACAGCTGTATCTTCTAACATAATCCCATTGCCATCAACATCTGCTGCTTCAAATACTGTTTTTAACCACATGAACCTCGGAGTATTCTGGCTGCCTTCTATTAAGTCAAGGGGTTGTTTACTTCGAGAGACTAGGTACCGTAAACCAGAAACCCAAATATTTGCTACATCAGCTGAATTGGCAACCAGATCCAAAGACTCATAATTCTCCCCATGGAGTATAGACAGGGCACAGTCCTCAGAAATCTGGTCAGCAAGTCCATTGTTCCTAAATGTCTCCGTGTTCTTCCCAAGCCTGATCtcttttatagcagaaatatCAAGTTTTGCTTTTTCAAGGTCTTTCTTAGAAGGCTCCCATCGAAGAGCTTGAAGGTCTGTGTCCAGGGTAAAGAAACGATTGTATATCCGGGAATTGGGACGCACTTTCTTCAGCTCACAGCCAGCCTGCATGAAACTGATGCAATCACTCGCACTGCTGATTTTCTTTTCCGATGGCATACTGCTGAATGACACGGTCTTCTTTCTTCCACATTTTTGGTTTGAAGGATCCTGTAAGATAATtggaaaatgatgaataaatatcTTTTGTAAAACAGAAAAACCTATTTAATTCAGAACTGCCTGAGGTTCACCTTCACAAttcaggaaggagagggagaaaagtaaTAACATACAGAAGATGAAGGAAAGTAAAAGTATAAATCAGCAGATTTGTCAAACACCTTCAAGTATACAATTCAAATAAAGTAATGTCCTAATTACAAACTACTCGGTATATTAGATCTAAGAACCTTTAATTGGTAATTCTTtgatactatattatatatatatatatatatat from Sminthopsis crassicaudata isolate SCR6 chromosome 3, ASM4859323v1, whole genome shotgun sequence includes these protein-coding regions:
- the PLCL1 gene encoding inactive phospholipase C-like protein 1 isoform X2, producing the protein MAEGATCREGPSSSEMNHGEDDTQVCPDPASLEGLPAGAAGRRRDRRSGLSLPASAGTSAADCEASLLEAARVTPRRSSIIKDPSNQKCGRKKTVSFSSMPSEKKISSASDCISFMQAGCELKKVRPNSRIYNRFFTLDTDLQALRWEPSKKDLEKAKLDISAIKEIRLGKNTETFRNNGLADQISEDCALSILHGENYESLDLVANSADVANIWVSGLRYLVSRSKQPLDLIEGSQNTPRFMWLKTVFEAADVDGNGIMLEDTAVELIKQLNPTLKESKIRLKFKEIQKSKEKLTTRVTKEEFCEAFSELCTRPEVYFLLVQISKNKEYLDANDLMLFLEAEQGVAHITEEMCLDIIRRYELSEEGRLKGFLAIDGFTQYLLSPECDIFDPEQRKVAQDMTQPLSHYYINASHNTYLIEDQFRGPADINGYVRALKMSCRSIELDVSDGPDSEPILCNRNNMTTPLSFRNVIEVINKFAFVASEYPLILCLGTHCSVPQQKVMAQHMKKIFGNKLYTEAPLPSEAYLPSPEKLKRKIIVKGKKLPPDQDMLEGEVTDEDEEAEMSQKMSEDYNGEQKVMCLCKELSDLVSICKSVQYRDFELSMKNQSYWEICSFSETEASRIANEYPEDFVNYNKRFLSRVYPSAMRIDSSNLNPQDFWNCGCQIVAMNFQTPGPMMDLHTGWFLQNGGCGYVLRPSIMRDEVSYFSANTKGIVPGVSPQALHIKIISGQNFPKPKGACAKGDVIDPYVCIEIHGIPADCSEQRTKTVQQNSDNPIFDETFEFQINLPELAMIRFVVLDDDYIGDEFIGQYTIPLECLQPGYRHIPLRSFVGDIMEHVTLFVHIAITNRSGGGKAPKRSLSVRIGKKVREYTMLRNVGLKTIDDIFKIAVHPLREATDVRENMQNAIVSVKELCGLPPIASLKQCMLTLSSRLINSDDTPSVSLIMKDNFPYLEPLGTIPDVQKKVLAAYDLMIQESKFLIETADTIHDKIIQCQKAGMEFHEELHNLGAKEGLKGRKLNKAIESFAWNITVLKLFRDIEFSLRPAFAAFHRDKVIC
- the PLCL1 gene encoding inactive phospholipase C-like protein 1 isoform X1; the encoded protein is MAEGATCREGPSSSEMNHGEDDTQVCPDPASLEGLPAGAAGRRRDRRSGLSLPASAGTSAADCEASLLEAARVTPRRSSIIKDPSNQKCGRKKTVSFSSMPSEKKISSASDCISFMQAGCELKKVRPNSRIYNRFFTLDTDLQALRWEPSKKDLEKAKLDISAIKEIRLGKNTETFRNNGLADQISEDCALSILHGENYESLDLVANSADVANIWVSGLRYLVSRSKQPLDLIEGSQNTPRFMWLKTVFEAADVDGNGIMLEDTAVELIKQLNPTLKESKIRLKFKEIQKSKEKLTTRVTKEEFCEAFSELCTRPEVYFLLVQISKNKEYLDANDLMLFLEAEQGVAHITEEMCLDIIRRYELSEEGRLKGFLAIDGFTQYLLSPECDIFDPEQRKVAQDMTQPLSHYYINASHNTYLIEDQFRGPADINGYVRALKMSCRSIELDVSDGPDSEPILCNRNNMTTPLSFRNVIEVINKFAFVASEYPLILCLGTHCSVPQQKVMAQHMKKIFGNKLYTEAPLPSEAYLPSPEKLKRKIIVKGKKLPPDQDMLEGEVTDEDEEAEMSQKMSEDYNGEQKVMCLCKELSDLVSICKSVQYRDFELSMKNQSYWEICSFSETEASRIANEYPEDFVNYNKRFLSRVYPSAMRIDSSNLNPQDFWNCGCQIVAMNFQTPGPMMDLHTGWFLQNGGCGYVLRPSIMRDEVSYFSANTKGIVPGVSPQALHIKIISGQNFPKPKGACAKGDVIDPYVCIEIHGIPADCSEQRTKTVQQNSDNPIFDETFEFQINLPELAMIRFVVLDDDYIGDEFIGQYTIPLECLQPGYRHIPLRSFVGDIMEHVTLFVHIAITNRSGGGKAPKRSLSVRIGKKVREYTMLRNVGLKTIDDIFKIAVHPLREATDVRENMQNAIVSVKELCGLPPIASLKQCMLTLSSRLINSDDTPSVSLIMKDNFPYLEPLGTIPDVQKKVLAAYDLMIQESKFLIETADTIHDKIIQCQKAGMEFHEELHNLGAKEGLKGRKLNKAIESFAWNITVLKGQSDLLKNAKNEALENMKQIQLACLSCGLSKAAAGGAEAKSKRSLEAIEEKETGDENGRL